In one Diabrotica virgifera virgifera chromosome 5, PGI_DIABVI_V3a genomic region, the following are encoded:
- the LOC126885562 gene encoding uncharacterized protein LOC126885562, with protein MEDLKKKRTPLKAKITRIENWLSQKASTEKDALQFQFRQTELKTCFLKYEEIMDQIDEIDEAGTEAEDRVTTEQKYFSILAGLQRKMDELLLGPPPLRSNSTQPTVATAKVRLPEITMQTFCGSFSEFNSFYQLFETLIVNNEELNNVQRFIYLKSFLRNEPLQLIDNIEVIDENFDIAVKTLKDRYENKSRVISLHIQKLLKAPSLVKSNSKALREFLTLAQQTLLALKNMSVPIEHWDLLLIEIFLQKLDFATHRAFEYDIGTKTLPTLSQFFKFLEKKCDIQEKLNVSDHDKKVNNRSQSKTSFFSSVDQPSHSFSDNNCTFCRSNAHKVYQCNDFKCLSLQEKFNFVKGKKLCFNCLGSKHFSQDCGSTRSCTLCGGHHHSSLHGTSENGSSSRNINRQALSRERNAQTPQNSQGASRVVAPISTQHSFNNRSQNEASTSSFRPPLDMQNSPDSQAATSLSALSVKTDVLLATALLQISTISENTSLSNEMLNLEFFPYNVKDRSFKTSFAVLDSITCKLPRATIDRSKIKVPQDLTLADPSYSVPGKIDLLLAGDIYSELLTDGFIRLGKNLPILQNTHLGYVIFGTINPQVFHRNSHLAISQSNVSLFVQSEPEENQLDKLLQQFFEIEEVPLVSKLTPDEELTEQIFSKTTLVLPSGRFQIDELMNRGGTGKMGGHNKKYKI; from the exons ATGGAAGACCTCAAGAAAAAAAGGACGCCTTTGAAGGCTAAAATTACAAGGATCGAAAACTGGCTCTCACAAAAGGCTAGTACGGAAAAGGATGCGCTACAATTTCAATTTCGGCAAACAgaattaaaaacctgttttttaaaatatgaagaaataatGGATCAGATAGACGAGATTGATGAAGCCGGTACTGAAGCAGAAGACAGGGTAAcaactgagcaaaaatatttctcTATTCTCGCGGGCCTACAGCGTAAGATGGACGAGTTATTGTTGGGCCCCCCTCCTCTCAGATCAAATAGCACTCAGCCAACTGTGGCCACTGCTAAGGTTAGGCTTCCGGAGATCACCATGCAAACGTTCTGCGGGTCATTCTCTGAGTTCAACTCGTTCTACCAGCTCTTCGAGACGCTAATAGTGAACAATGAAGAACTCAATAATGTGCAACGATTTATTTACCTTAAATCGTTCCTGCGAAATGAACCCCTCCAGTTGATCGACAACATCGAAGTTATCGACGAAAATTTCGATATAGCTGTAAAAACTCTCAAAGATCGTTACGAAAACAAATCGCGAGTGATTAGCTTACACATTCAAAAATTGTTAAAGGCTCCATCTCTAGTTAAAAGTAATTCAAAGGCATTACGCGAATTTTTAACTCTAGCTCAGCAGACGCTGCTCGCTTTGAAAAATATGTCAGTACCAATTGAGCATTGGGATTTActattaattgaaatatttttacaaaaattagatTTTGCTACACATAGGGCCTTTGAATATGATATTGGGACAAAGACCTTACCTACCCTTTCacagttttttaaatttctcgAGAAAAAGTGTGATATTCAGGAAAAATTAAATGTTTCAGATCATGATAAAAAGGTTAATAACAGGTCTCAATCAAAAACATCTTTCTTCTCATCAGTTGACCAACCATCACACTCTTTCTCTGATAATAATTGTACTTTTTGTAGAAGTAATGCTCATAAGGTTTATCAGTGTAATGATTTTAAATGCCTCTCTTTAcaggaaaaatttaattttgtaaaaggtaagaaACTGTGTTTTAATTGTTTGGGTAGTAAACATTTCTCTCAAGATTGCGGCTCTACTCGATCATGTACTTTGTGTGGGGGTCATCATCACTCATCCCTCCATGGAACCTCTGAAAATGGCTCTTCCTCTAGGAACATCAATAGGCAAGCTCTCTCTCGTGAGCGCAATGCTCAAACTCCTCAAAATTCTCAAGGTGCTTCTCGTGTTGTCGCTCCCATATCCACTCAGCATTCTTTTAATAATCGCAGCCAAAATGAAGCTTCTACTAGCTCATTCAGACCTCCTCTAGATATGCAAAACTCTCCAGATTCTCAGGCAGCCACGTCTCTCTCCGCTTTATCAGTGAAAACTGATGTATTGTTGGCTACCGCTTTA CTCCAGATATCAACCATATCCGAAAACACCTCACTCTCAAACGAAATGTTAAACTTAGAATTTTTCCCCTATAATGTAAAGGACAGAAGTTTTAAAACTTCTTTCGCTGTACTCGATAGTATAACTTGTAAGCTTCCTAGAGCTACTATAGATAGAAGTAAAATAAAAGTCCCACAGGATCTCACTCTCGCAGATCCCTCGTATTCTGTTCCGGGTAAAATTGATTTGCTTCTGGCTGGTGATATCTATAGTGAATTATTGACGGATGGATTTATACGGCTAGGAAAAAATCTTCCCATTCTTCAGAATACTCACTTAGGCTATGTTATTTTTGGTACAATTAATCCTCAGGTTTTTCACCGTAATTCACATTTGGCTATCTCTCAGTCAAATGTTTCTCTCTTTGTTCAATCCGAACCCGAAGAAAATCAGTTGGATAAGTTGcttcaacaattttttgaaattgaagaagtTCCCCTCGTTAGTAAATTAACTCCCGATGAAGAATTAACGGAACAAATATTTAGCAAAACTACTCTTGTGTTACCTTCAGGCCGCTTTCAA